GGCCCGGGCCCGGCGGTTTCCCGGGCCCGGCCCCGCCCCCTTCCCCCCGCCCCCCTTCCCACCCCTGGGGGGAACCCGCCCGGGGGGCCGCCCGGGTTTTGTCGGGCGGGCCAGGGGGGGGGGGGGGGGGCCTCGGGGGGGCTGTCGGGATGGGTGGCGTTCCAGGCGAAGGGCAGCGCCACCAGTCCAAGAGGGTACGCGCCGTTTGGACGACCGGTCGTGGTGAAGTGTTCGTGCCACCATGGATCGGATTCTCCTCCCGGTTGGGCGGGCAGAAGGGTCAGCTCGACCAGGGCATGGCTTTTGACCGCCGCCGGAAGGGCCGGCGTCGCGAGAATGGCCCGTTCCTGGCGGAAACAGGTGTGCAGCCGTTCGTGCGCCGTCAAGGCATCGGTGTCCGGTGTCAGGGAAATAATGGGTATGTCGCCTGTCTCAGGGAGTGTCACCCGGTCGCCGAGGTCTCCTTCCTGGGTGGTCCGTGCATACTTCAAACCAGGGTATTCCCGCAGGCAGACGGACAGGACATGGGACAGGAGGGCCTGGGGTCGTTCGAGAAGGGATGGGGGGACGGCGACCAGAAGCAGTTTCCTTTCCCGGACAAAAAGACGTTCACGGGATGGAATGAGGGTGGCAAGGTGGAGGGGCGGTGTGTGACTGGGGGTGTCAACAAGCGAAAAAACAAGTTCCGGTTGGTCCTGGCGGTCTTTTTTCGTCGGGTGGGTCCGGCGGGGAATATCGGTAAAACAAAGTTGGTGGCGGGCCATGGGGAGGGGATCGGGTCCTTGTGATTTCGGCAGGAGGTGGGTGTCGGGGATGAGGAGTGATTCAAGGGGGCCGAGTCCCCATTGGGCCTGTCGAATCAGGGGAATCGCCGCAAAGGTGGCAAACAGGACCCGGGGGTGGCCATCGCGTTGGCCGAGAAAATGACGGATGACCGGGATGTCGCTGGTGCGGATAAACGCCATCTCCGCCGGACGTTTGTATTCGAGTCGCTCGCGTTCCCTGCCCGTGACGACCCAGAGGCAGGAGAGTCCTGTCGGGCAATACCGTTGGCGCCAATGGTGCGTCCAATCGATGATCCGCCCCGATTCCGCGGCAAGAATCAGGGTCAGGCGCCGTTGACCGGGGAGGGTGGCCAGATGAAACATCAATTCCGCCCGTTCGGCTCCGTCGGCGGCGATGAGGGTTGTCGTCCCTGGAGGCAGGGTGCGCAACCGGTGGATGAGGTTGCTCATGGAGGGGGATGGGATCGAGGGGCGTCGTTGCGACGTCATGCCCGACAGCCATTGGTGAAAGTGGACGAACCAGGTGGGGGACAGTTCATCGAGCTCCCCGCCGGTGACGTGCTGATAGCCATCCTTTCCCAGCCATTCCCCGGGAAGATGGCGCAGATTGGTGAACAGGAGGGGCCAGGGGCTTTGCCGGATCAGGGGTTCGAAGTCGGCCCATTCCTTGTCCCCAGGGGGGGGGGGGGGGGGGGGGGATGAAAGAGAAGGTGGTAGGGATGGCAACCGTGGTCCGCCAGAAAGAGAAATCCATCCGCTCCGGGCAGGGGATGGGGGAGGGCGCGGCGGTGATAGTGCAGGTCGTTCAGGTGTGCGATCGGAAGGACCTCCTGGGCCCTGGGGAGGGGACGGAGGGTCAGGAATCCTTCGGCAAACAGGGCGAAGGCTTTTTTTTGTCGTTCGGGTTCGTCGAGCGCGAGGAGGCGTTTTTCGAGTTCGCCAAAGGAGGTCAGGTTCTGGAACAGGAATTCATCCGGAATCCGTTTCTTGTCGCGGAGTGGTGCATGCATGGCAGTCCGACATCTTTTTAATTATTGAAAGAAAAAAGGGGGCTGGGGGATTGCCCCCAGGATTTTGATATTGATTTTGTTTTTCCACGAGTCCCTTCACCTTGGGGTCGCATCGGGAAGTCCACCATCGACAGGGATTGTCGCCCCGGTCGTCGGTGTTTGCCGTGTCGCGAAAAACAGGACCGCATTGGCGACATGATCCGCCGTGACCGCCACCTTGAGCAGATTGCGGTTGCGATAATAAAGCTCCAACCCTTGTTCGTCCAACCCCCGCGCGCGCATCCGGTCGGGACCGACCTCGGCCCAAAGACCCGACTTGCGCCCTCCATCGGAAAAGACCGCGTCGGGAGCGACCATGTTGACCCGGACATCCATCGATGCCAACTCCAGGCTGGCGATGCGCGCCAACTGATGGGAGGCGGCCTTGGTGGCACTGTAGGCGCCAAAACTGGCGCCGGGGGCGAACACGTTCTTGGTCGAAATCACCACGATGTCTCCCCCTGTCCCCTGACGCGCGAACAACCTGGCCGCGTGGGACAGAAGATGCAGCGTCCCTTCGACATTGACCTGGTTGAGTTTACGGAATTTTTCAAGTTCCATCGTGGCAAGGGGGGAAACGTGGGCCAGTCCCGCGTTCACGATCACCAGATCGATGCCGCCCCAGGTGGCGATGACCTGACGCAAACCCATGGCAACCGAATTTTCGTCGGTGACATCCATGGCAACTCCAATGATGCGATTCCTGTCGATGGTTTCAAGTTCCGCGACCAACCCGTCCAGTGGCGTTCCGGCAAGATCGGTGGCGGCGACGTGGGCCCCCTCCCGGATCAGACGGCGACAGATCCCGGAACCGATCGCCCCTGCCGCCCCCGTGATCAGAGCCACCGAACCTTCGAGCGGTGGCACGGAATGGCGGGTGAGCTTGGCCTGTTGCAGTGGAAAATATTCCATCGCGAACAGATGCCGTTCCGGAAGTCCCTGAAAATGCCCCATGTCGGCGATGTCGGCCTTGACGCGAAGGGTTTGCCGCGTGATGTCACGGGCGATCCCGGCCAGTCGGGCATTTTCTCCGGCGATGAATCCACCCGCGCCGGGGATCAGGACGACACGCGGCGACCCGTCGAGGGGTTGAATGTTCTCATCAAACAGTGCCGCATGGCGGTCAAGGTATCCTTGATAATCCTCCCGGTACCGTTGCACCGCTTCCCGAATGCGTGCCGGATCGTCGATCCACAGGGGCCAGGGCTTGCAGCGGATGATGTGGTCGGAGGTCAGAGGGGCATTGACGAACTGGCGGGCGGCATCGGGGCGCTGCAACAGGGCCAGGGTTTCGTCATCGTTCAGGGGGGACAGGATGAAGCGCCTGTACGGATGATCCGGATCCCCGGTCGGCACCGCCAGGGCGCCACGGACTTCCGGGGCCAGGGCGGACCAGGAGGCGATGGCATGGGCGCTTGCGGAAACGTGAGAAAAATTCCCAGGTGTCCGTGGATTGTTGACCGCCTTGCCGAGGGCCAGGTCGGCGCGATGCACCAGTTCCACGGTGGCCTCCAACGATTGACGCGCCGAATCGCCCCAGGTGATCAGGCCATGACGCCCGAGGACCATCCCGAGGGCCTCGGGCCGACGTTCCCAGGCCTGGACGACGGCCTGGGCCAGTTCAAATCCGGGGTGGATGTATTCCAGGAAAATGACCTCGTCTCCAAGGGCCGCGCGCAACCGTTCCTCTCCGTCGGGTTGATTGCCGAGGGCGAGAATGACATCGGGATGGGTATGATCGATGAAGGCATGCGGCAGGAAGGCGTGCATCAACGCCTCGATCGACGGAGTCGGGGCGGTGACATCGAACAGGGCCCGTCGCAGTTGATTGACCATGGCGCTTGCGGAAAGGGATGGAACGTGGCGCAGGGGCAAAAGAAAATTTAAATCGAGGCCGACGTGCTGTTCCGGCGTGATGGTGGCCAGATCGATTCCCGATCCCTTGACGAATACCGCCGCAACCGGTCTTCCCGAAAGGTCGGTCACCTGATCCTTGACCGAGGTGTTGCCTCCGCCATGCACTACCAGCCGGGGATTTTGTCCCAGGAGTCGGCTGGTATACGTGCGCAATGCCCGTTTTTCTCCAAAACTCGGACCATGACGCCGCAAAACTTCCCGGGCGTCTTCTTCTGACCAGTGGGTGTTCATGGGGGGCCGTTCCATTTTTTCCGGATTTGCCGGTGTTGAATCTGTTAATGAATTTCAGATCCAAACATGATAGCACAAACAGTTGTGGTTCGTGGAAGGGGGTGAATTTTTCCAGCGCATGGTTTTCCGACAGGCTTTTCCGGTCCAGGCGAGAATCATTCCACCAGATCCCGGTGACTCGTTTTCCCAGCCCGATATTCGCGAATGGACCGGTCCAGGTGCTCCCGGTTGGACCAGGAACCCAGCAGATGGAGCGTTTCCATCATGCCGTCATCGTCGGTCTTGGACATCACGACCACATCCTCGCCGTTGCGGCGGGTGATCACGGCAGTGTCGGCGTCATTCACCACACGGTCCAAGACCGATTTCAGATTTTTTCGTGCTACAGTGTAAGAAATGACCTGCATGGCACACCTCCTGTACAAGGACTACAGTACGGGTCAAGTGGTGCGCGGGTCAACGGTATGCGACATCCCACGGTACCGACGACCCGGATGCCGGTACCGTGGAATACAGGATCGGGTCATCCTCCTGTTTGCCAGAGGAGGCGACCCAACTCCGAAAGAAATGATCAGAACGCGCCGGCGGTTTTCAGAGCCGTGGTGGTGACGGCAAGATTGTAGAAAATCTGGGTGATGTCCTTCCACAAAACCATGGGAGCGACTTTTTCCACATCCATGGGAACGACGACGGTATCGCCGGGTCCGATGGTGATGGCGTTGCGGCTGGTGAACCATCCCGTTCCCGGAAATCCGGTCGCTTGTTTCTTGGAGGTGACACGCCCGTCGGCACGGACGACATAGACCCGGTCATCGTCGGCATTGCCGGTATAACCGCCGCTCGCCTGGATATAGGATTCAAGATCGTTGCTGGTGATGAACTGGTGCGAGGTCGGAAAATAGACTTCTCCCATGACCGTCACTTCGTCGGAACGCTGCGGTATGACCAGATGATCGCCATCCTGGAGCATAAGATCATAGGGTCCCCCGGGGTTGTCGAGGATTTCCTTGAGATTGATCGCCAGTCGGCCTACCGGTTTGGTGTTTTTCAGTTTGGAAATGAGTTCCTGGACCATGATGCTGTTGGCGGACGGTTTGCCGGCATCCTGGGCACTTTCCGCCTGCTTGTTGTATTGGGTTTGAATCAGGTGGGTTTCCATGCGCGCGACAAGATTTTCGTTCTCCCGCTTTTCCTTTTCCATGAGCTTTTTGCGCGTGAACACCGCCGCTTCGGGATAGGCCAGATCGGTCAATCCGCCCGCCCGTTCAAGAACCTGGGTCAGTTTTTCTCCCGGTTGGATCGGGTAGACCCCGGGAAAACGGACGTTGCCTTCCAGCGCTACCGAACTGATGTCGGCCCATTTCGGGTTTTGTTTGATGATCACGATGTCGTAAGGTTTGAGCAACTGGTCGCTGGAGGGATCTCCCTGGGTGATCTTGAACAGGTCGATGGTGGAATGATGCATCCTTGTGGAATGATGTTCGTCGATTTCAAAATGAGAGATTTCCGCTTCCAGATGATAGGCCGGTTCGGACAGTCCACCTCCGGCCAAAAGAAGATTGCTGATGCGCATCCCCGGCTCCAGGGGATACTTTCCGGCATAACGGATGGCGCCACCGATCTGGATGATCTGGGCCGGGGTGTCCCGGGTCGCCTGTTCCTGAAGTTTTTCCAGAACCGGTTGCAACAGCGACTGACGTCCCAGGACCGGTTGATCCTTGTTCGGCTGGAGTTCTTCCCGGACCAGTTGCCGCAGTTCCCTTTTCTTGCGCAACAGTTGCAACAGACGGGCCTGGTTTTCATGCAGAACCGGATCGACCAGTTGATTCAAATAAGCGTCCCGGGTGCCACCCTCGATCGTTTCGGAGGTGCCGTGTTCGAGAAGAAATCCGACCAGCACATTTTCCATTTCCTCGTTTTCCAGGGCGATGTCTTTTTCGGAAGGCTTGCCATCCCTCTGTCCCTTTTCGCTCCCCGTTTCCCCATCCTGGGGAGGTTGTGCATCGGTTTTGGCGGGGTTGGTGACCGCCTTCAAGGCTTCGAGTGAAAATGGATCGACGGTTCCATCCGCCTTTTTCCCGAGTCCGGCGTTAAGGTTTTCACGGGAAGTACCCGTAAACTGGTTCGCAATTCCCTTGTCCTTGTCATTTTCCGGCGGCTTGTCCGCTGTATTCGCTTTGTCGGTCTTTTTGCCCCGGATTCTTTCATCGAGACTGAAGACAAGGACCTGATCCTTTGGATTCAGAGAAACGCTTCGTTTTTTTCCTTCCAGGCCGAAGACTTCGCTCAAACGTACCGAAAAGGGATGAATGCGCCCGAGTTGGTCGGAACGGATGATAAGACAATAATCCATGTCGGTGTTGGCGCGGATGTCCCCGGCGGCGGCGAGCAATTGTTGCAGGTCCATGTTCCGCACATAGGGATATTCACCGGGATAACGTATGTTCCCGGTGACCGTCACCAGTTTGTCGATATCCTTGTATCGTCCCTGATGGCGCAATTTTTCGACCACCGTCTGGACGTTTTTCGAATGATCTCCTCC
This DNA window, taken from Magnetococcales bacterium, encodes the following:
- a CDS encoding type II toxin-antitoxin system prevent-host-death family antitoxin — protein: MQVISYTVARKNLKSVLDRVVNDADTAVITRRNGEDVVVMSKTDDDGMMETLHLLGSWSNREHLDRSIREYRAGKTSHRDLVE
- a CDS encoding bifunctional aldolase/short-chain dehydrogenase; the encoded protein is MNTHWSEEDAREVLRRHGPSFGEKRALRTYTSRLLGQNPRLVVHGGGNTSVKDQVTDLSGRPVAAVFVKGSGIDLATITPEQHVGLDLNFLLPLRHVPSLSASAMVNQLRRALFDVTAPTPSIEALMHAFLPHAFIDHTHPDVILALGNQPDGEERLRAALGDEVIFLEYIHPGFELAQAVVQAWERRPEALGMVLGRHGLITWGDSARQSLEATVELVHRADLALGKAVNNPRTPGNFSHVSASAHAIASWSALAPEVRGALAVPTGDPDHPYRRFILSPLNDDETLALLQRPDAARQFVNAPLTSDHIIRCKPWPLWIDDPARIREAVQRYREDYQGYLDRHAALFDENIQPLDGSPRVVLIPGAGGFIAGENARLAGIARDITRQTLRVKADIADMGHFQGLPERHLFAMEYFPLQQAKLTRHSVPPLEGSVALITGAAGAIGSGICRRLIREGAHVAATDLAGTPLDGLVAELETIDRNRIIGVAMDVTDENSVAMGLRQVIATWGGIDLVIVNAGLAHVSPLATMELEKFRKLNQVNVEGTLHLLSHAARLFARQGTGGDIVVISTKNVFAPGASFGAYSATKAASHQLARIASLELASMDVRVNMVAPDAVFSDGGRKSGLWAEVGPDRMRARGLDEQGLELYYRNRNLLKVAVTADHVANAVLFFATRQTPTTGATIPVDGGLPDATPR
- a CDS encoding SLBB domain-containing protein produces the protein MKKLVPLFGILLACFSFVVHSSALTLSSLSGQSINAISDPRMLQSLQEKSTKNASKRQGQSIKQERGSRMDPATEKENADGEGENLFFQEEKKPPFYSRTYPEDLPLFGQDLFDKPHRGPISELTTTVPGDYVLGPGDEFLVLFTGKEFREVSLVIDGEGMVTIPDMGTMPAAGLRFNEFKSMLASRTRQKMIGYELSHVALSALRTIRVFLLGNVKTPGTHHIPALTSLMQLLLETGGILPVGSLRTVQVKRSGAAEKTIDLYNVLLEGRNDGEFRLQDGDTIFVPTIGDTIALTGTVKKPAVYEIARENTIERVAQLAGGLLPNAQLIKIERIDKGKNRIVIDLDLQHEASLKTPIQSGDIIHVLPASDARRQTVRLSGYVERGGVFQWRKGMKLTDIITGPEMLLPQTDLSHLLVIRTNARNRKIEPISVNLERAFAERSSADNPTLQPNDEIQLFSTGGDHSKNVQTVVEKLRHQGRYKDIDKLVTVTGNIRYPGEYPYVRNMDLQQLLAAAGDIRANTDMDYCLIIRSDQLGRIHPFSVRLSEVFGLEGKKRSVSLNPKDQVLVFSLDERIRGKKTDKANTADKPPENDKDKGIANQFTGTSRENLNAGLGKKADGTVDPFSLEALKAVTNPAKTDAQPPQDGETGSEKGQRDGKPSEKDIALENEEMENVLVGFLLEHGTSETIEGGTRDAYLNQLVDPVLHENQARLLQLLRKKRELRQLVREELQPNKDQPVLGRQSLLQPVLEKLQEQATRDTPAQIIQIGGAIRYAGKYPLEPGMRISNLLLAGGGLSEPAYHLEAEISHFEIDEHHSTRMHHSTIDLFKITQGDPSSDQLLKPYDIVIIKQNPKWADISSVALEGNVRFPGVYPIQPGEKLTQVLERAGGLTDLAYPEAAVFTRKKLMEKEKRENENLVARMETHLIQTQYNKQAESAQDAGKPSANSIMVQELISKLKNTKPVGRLAINLKEILDNPGGPYDLMLQDGDHLVIPQRSDEVTVMGEVYFPTSHQFITSNDLESYIQASGGYTGNADDDRVYVVRADGRVTSKKQATGFPGTGWFTSRNAITIGPGDTVVVPMDVEKVAPMVLWKDITQIFYNLAVTTTALKTAGAF